tgaTTCTTCGCAAAAAGAAAAATTGGAATCTAcggttataactgatgaagctatagCCACAAATATAGATCCCATGGTTGTAACTGAATCTACTATACCCCAAGGGTTAGATTCAGGGGGAACCAATTCTAACTCATTTGAAGAAGGAGAACCAAGTTCACATGATGATGTACCTGAAAATTCCAAAAAGTGGAGATACAGGGGATCACACCCTATGGAAAGTATACTTGGAAGTTTGAACCAAGGAGTTCAAACTCGAAGGAAGTTGAACAACTTTTGTTCATTCTACTCCTTCCTGTCTACCATTGAACTTCCAATATTAATAAAGCTCTTGCAGAATCTGACTGGGTTATGGCAATGCAAGAAGAACTTCAACAATTTGAACGTAACAAAGTCTGGCATTTAGTGCCAAGACCTAAAAATCGTTCAATTATTGGAACCAGATGGGATTTCAGAAACAAATTGGATGATACATGGGTCATAGTTCGAAATAAAGCCAAATTGGTGGTACAAGGTTacaaccaacaagaaggaatcgaCTATGATGAGACATTTGCTCCAGTGGCAAGGCTAGAAGCAATTCGTCTCTTAATTGCCTTTGCAGCACATAAGAAGATAAAGttatttcaaatggacgttaagactgcatttctgaacggttatttgaatgaagagGTTTTTGTAGAGCGACCTCCTGGCTTTCTAGATCACAAGTTTCAAAATCATGTATACAAGCTTGACAAAGCTTTATATGCTTTGAAACAAGCCCCAAGGGCTTGGTACGATAGACTATCCAAATTTTTGCTTCAAAGTAATTTTAAAAGAGAGTCAATCGATAAAACCGTGTTTCTAAAGTCAGAAGATTCTGATTTATTAGTTGTTCAAATCTATgttgatgatatcatctttgcTTCAACTAACAATAAACTTtttaagtatttttcagatttaatgacattagaatttgagatgagcatgatgggtgaatTAAAGTTCTTTTTAGGACTTCAGAttcaacaaacagatgaaggTATCATGATACATCAATAAAAATACATCAAAGAATTAATCAAGAAATTTGGTATGCAAGATGCCAATCCCATGGATACTCCAATGGTTACTGATAAGAAACTAACCTTGGATAAAGATGGTAAGTGTGTGGCTGAAACCACttaccgaggtatgattggctcacttctctatttaactgcaagtcaCCCGGATATAATGTTCAGTGTATATGTGTGTGCACGATTTCAGTCATGTACCAAAGAATCACATATGGTTGCAGTTAAAAGAATTTtaagatatttaattggtacacaAAATCTGTATTTATGGTATCCACTCGAATGCAATTTCAATTTAATTGGATATTCAGacgcagattatgcaggatgttctctagatagGAAAAGTACGTCAAGATTCGCTacatttgttggaccttgtattataacatggggttcaaagaaacaaaattcagttgcctTATCTACTGCAGAAGCTGAATATATTGCTAtcggactggtatgttctcaattattatggcttaagcaacaattatgtgattatggtatagatgtaggatgtattcctattttatgtgataatacgagtgctattattatatctaaaaaccccgcacaacactctcgtaccaaacatattgatataaGACACCATTTTGTATGCGACCATGTTGAAAAAGGCAACATAAAACTAGAATTTTGTAGTATAGAAAATCAATGGGCGGATATTTTGACAAAGGCTTTAGctagaacgttttgagattttacgattGGAAATTTGTTTAATTGGTGGCAGTTAAATTCGTCATAACTATTTTATTATCTCAAATGACTGACTAGAAATAGAcaagattgtatgattgtgtccgtatattttgtTGCAAGGATATTTATGTTAAGTATCTATTACGTGAATTTTCTATCTTTGTGTATAATATATTTTTATCCATATGCAAACCATAAAATATCGTCACAATATTATTCTATTTTAATTTTGCCCGAAAAGTCAAGCATATTCCTTTTAGCCATAATATTTTTATCTTGTGACTTGGTAAATCTCACTATATCTTACCATATCTTCATCAAAAGATTTACCTTACCATATCTTCACCTAAACCTAGATTCCTTTTAccatatttctttttttttttaaaggaaaCAAACCGATTTTACACGGCACCTCAAACATCCTAACCTACCAAAACTCCTCTTAATCAAACCTTATAAAACAATTCAACTCCCTCATCTCACATCACCATCACTTTTCCCAAATACCCATACACTCAACCTCTCTCACAAACATCATCACCTTCATCTCCCTCTTTTCGGTCATCACCATCACCAATCATAAAACCTACAACTCGATCAAACACCAAAACACATTCATCCAAACCCACATGCAACACCTCCAAGGCACAATCCCCTCACCCATCTCTCTCTGCCAACCCGAAACCAAACAATCCCAACCATAACCGGAGTCCGCCGGAggtcgagagcaagaaaaggagatTAAGTAAGGgtaaaaataaagcaaatgttGAGGAGGATGATGTGGAGGAAATTCAAGAGATAATCGCTCGTGACGGTGCTAAGAGGACTCTGTTTCGGCACTGTATGCCGAAGGCTACGGTTACGGGTTTTGATCGTCTTCGTCTTACCAAGGAGGAACGAGAATTGGTTAATCATGTGTCCCGTTACGATATTCATACCGGGCGTTCGTATcccaagaagtggtatggtaagTATGAAGCATTACCGTTCTTTTAtactttcttgaattttcaaggGTGGGTTATGATTAGTGAGTTTTCGGGTCCTGTTTATCCTATTGAAGTGATTCAGTTTTATGCCACTGTGTCGATTAAGGATGGGTGTTTGTGTGCTGTTGTGAGTGGGACCGAAGTTAAGATCTCCATTGATGATTTCTGTGCTCCGTTTTCGGTTCCTGATGATGGGGCCGAAATTAACCCGAGTGCAGAATGGGGTACCTTGACCGAGGGTGAGAAGGAGGTTGTTAAGAATTATTTTGAGGTTGATGCTAAGGGTGGTAGTCGTTTGTTGGCGGGCAATTTATCGCCCAAATTAAAGTTCTTTCATAATTTTTTATGGAATACTATTGTGCCTCGCCGTGGTGGTCGAGACAAATTATCGACTTATGAGatggttgtgatttataattggatggAGGGAAAGAAAGTTAGCCTTCCACTGTTAGTCTTTCACCGTATCATACAAACCACGATGATAGTAACCGAGGACAAGGTCTATACAATGTTAGTGATATTGATCATAAGTACATTTAAGTGCATTCTGGTTTTCGAGTAGAAATTGGTTTGAGCTCGAAATCGATATAATGTGAGTAAGAGAGTACAGAGGGTACGCTCATATAATCGGATTTATCGAGTGCATGGTTAAAATGGATAAGTGATACTATTTAAAGTGTTGTCGTAGTATATTATGTCCCCTATCAGGGTTATATACTCGGGGTCAAAGTATTACATATTTAACGAAAATAAGAAGGCAAAAAtctcaattttaagaaatttattacgtccccgatcggggtgacATAACCCCGACAGGGGTTGTATGCTCTGTCTTATTTCGCGTATGATAAGTATGACTTTggcggttgttttgtttgttgattggTTTAAATGAAACAATGCTATTCTTATCCTTTGACTTTTGGAGAATATATTACACATATATGTTGTGTCTATATATAATGAGAAGTTAAGAAACTCATGATTATCTAATCATATTCTCATTGCATTTTTCAGTTTTTACGAAATAAAGCAAACTTACAAAACTCTCTATTGTTCTTTGTTCTTTGCTCTTTGCCTGAAGATAAAGGAATCGTCTTATCCTACAGATATTTCTTGATACCCAAAGGCTATAGGGTCGAAATAATCTAAGGAAAGTGTGTTCAACACGATTCGATTGGGTGTAATATACCGTCTTATATTATTTTTCCATTTCTGTTTTTAGCCTTGTATTAGTTGTGTAGTTTGTAATCTTTTGTAATACAAAAACTACAACATTCTTAGAGTATtttcttcatttggaaatggatTCAATCAAGGATATGACTACCAAGTTTGGAAAGTTGGAGAAATTCGAGGGTGTCGATTTCCGTCGTTGGCAAAAGAAGATGCACTTCCTTCTCACTGCATTGAAGGTTGTGTATGTGTTGAGTACTCCAATGCCGAAGATTGTGGGGGATGAAACTCTTGCGGAAATTCAACGAAAGAGAAACAAGTGGGAGAATGATGACTACATATGTCGCGGTCACATCTTGAATGGTATGTCCGACTCTCTTTTTGACATTTATCAAAATGTTGAGTTCGCTAGAGAATTATGGGATCAACTTGAGTCTAAATATATGGATGAGGATGCATCTAGTAAGAAGTTCCTTGTTGGAAATTTCATGAATTATAAAATGGTTGATTCTAGATCGGTAATGGAACAATACAATAATTGCTCCGTATTTTTGGACAATTTGCACAACATAAAATGGAGATGAATGAATCTATCTCGGTGTCTAGTATCATAGACAAGTTGACTCCTTCATGGAAGGATTTTAAACATATGCTTAAACATAAAAAGGAAGAGTTGGCTCTTGTTCAACTCGGTAGCCATTTGCGCATAGAGGAATCTCTAAGGGTGCAAGATAGTGGCAAGGGTAAAGGTAAAGATGTTATGGAATCCTCTTCCATCAATATGATGGAAAAGGGAGAGGGTTTCAAGAATAAATTTAAAGGGAAGAAACGCCCATTTAACAACATCAATGACGAGTCTAACAAGACACCGAAAGGTGCTTGTTGGATTTGTGGAAAGACCGGGCATTTGAAAGCAAATTGCAAGGTTGGAAAGCACAAAAAGAAAAAGTGTGCAAGTACTAGCCAAGGAGGACAAGGATCTAATGACCAAGGTCCACCACTAATCAAGGTCAGATTTTAGACATTGGTTTTAATTCTGTTGTGAATTATGTACCATTAATTTCTGAGGCATTTTATGTGCAGGATGATGTAGTGGCATGGTGGATAGACTCGGTTGCAACTAATCATGTTTGCAAGGATCGACATTGGTTCAAGGATTATGAACTAGTGAAGGACGGATCCGTTCTATTTATGGGCAACGAGTCTACCTCTCCTATTGTAGGTCGTGGCATGGTGGTGTTGGAATTTAGTTCCGGAAATGTTGTAATATTAAATAATGTATTACATTTACCCGGAATTAGAAAGAACCTTGTATCCGGTAGTTGTTCAAGTAAACTTGGTTATAAACAAGTGTATGAATCTAATAAGTATGTTTTATCTAAACATGGTGTATTTATTGGATTTGgttattattgtaatggcatgttTATGTTGAATGTTGTTCCAAATGAAAGTTCCATATTTATTGCTTCCTCTATGAATGATACTTCATATCTTTGGCATGTGATATTAGGACATGTACATTATAAAAGATTGGAAACTATGTCTAAAGATGGTCTAATTCCATCATTTAACATGAACATAAATAAGTGTAATACTTGTATGTTGACAAAAATCACAAGGCAATCATTTGGTAGTGTGTCTAGGATCTCACATGTGCTTGAACTTATTCATAGTGATTTATGTGATTTTCGCAATTATCCGTCTTTAGGTAGTAAAAAATATGTAGTGACTTTTATTGATGATTTTAGTGGGTTTTTTTACATATATTTACTTCACTCTAAAGATGAGGCAATTGATATGTTTAAGGTTTTTAAAAATGAAGTGGAATTGCAACAATCAATTTTGATTAAAAGGTTGCGTTCCGATAGAGGTGGTGAATATTATGATCCTTTGTATTTTGAGTCAAGTGGTATCATTCATGAAGTAACTCCTCCCtatacaccacaattaaatggtgtagcgGAAAGGAAAAATAGAGTCCTAAAAAAATGGTTAATTCCATGTTGTCTTACTCGGGTTTGAGTGACGGATTTTGGGGGTGAAGCCATGTTGACTGCTTGCTATTTATTAAATAGGATTTCTAACAAAAGGAATAAAGACACTCCATATGAactttggtacaaaaagaaaccAAGCTTGAATTACCTTCGAGTTTGGGGTTGTCGGGCTGTTGTAAGACTAACCGATCCCAAGATTAAAACCTTGGGGGAAAGGGCAACGATTGCATATTCATTGGATATGCTGCGCATGCAAAGGCTTATAGGTTCTATGTAATTGAACCTAATGATTCTGTTTCGGTTCACACCGTAATTGAGTCAAGGGATGCGATATTTGATGAGAGTCGTTTATCATCAAAGCCGAAGCCAAGAGATCTAGTACCTAGTTCTAGTGGAGCTATTGAGGGAAGTGACAATGTCACAACTCAAGAAGCAACACCTGAAATTCATAGGAGTAAGAGAAAAAGGATTGCTAAATCATTTGGTCCCGATTTTCATACCTATTTGTTTGAAGGTTCAAGGGATGAATGTGAAAACTATTATCCATATTGTTGTTACATTGATGAGGACCCTAAGACATTTGATGAGGCAATGTGGTCTCATGACTCTTCTTTTTGGAATGAGGCGGTGAATGATGGAATGGATTCCATAATGGGCAATAACACTTGAGTGCTTGCGGATTTACCTCGTGGTTGTAAACCATTAGGTTGCAAGTGGATCTTCAAAAAGAAGATGAAAGTTGATGGTTCTATCGACAAGTTTAAAGCTAGGTTGGTTATCCAAGGCTTTAGAAAAAAGGAAGggattgattattttgatacctATGCTCCCGTAGCTCGCATTACTACTATTAGATTGTTGATTGCACTTGCTGCTATTAATAATCTAGTGAtccatcaaatggatgtcaagacggcgTTCTTGAATGGTGAGCTTAAAGAGGAGGTGTATATGAAACAACCGGAAGGATTTATTATGCCCGGTAATGAGCATAAAgtttgtaaattaattaaatcattgTATGGACTTAAACAAGCTCCTAAGCAATGGCATCACAAGTTTGATGAGGTAGTTTTATCCAACGGGTAATGATCCATCATGTGTAtgttatcttcatgtattcaatATGGGTTGAAAGGTTCAATCCATGGGACACCATGAGTCTCTAATACTTGGAATGTGTAATATACTAATGTGGAAGTTCAATCCTTGGGACACTTTCATTTATGCATAGATTTGTTGCTTTGCTATTTTAATTGAAAACAAGGGATACacttaaatgggggaggaatgttaGTGATGTTGATCACAAGTACATTTAAGTGCATTCCGGTTTTTGAGTAGAAATTGGTTTGAGCTCGAAATCGATATAATGTGAGTAAGAGAGTACGGAGGGTACGCTCATATAATCGGATTTATCGAGTGCATGGTTAAAGTGGATAAGTGATACTATTTAAAGTGTTGTCGTAGTATATTTTATCCCCTATCGGGGTTATATACTCGGGGTCAAAGTATTACATACTTAGCGAAAATAAGAAGGCAAAAAtctcaattttaagaaatttgttacgtccccgatcggggtgacATAACCCCGACAGGGGTTGTATGGTCTGTCTTATTTCGCGCGTGATAAGTATAACTTTggcggttgttttgtttgttgattggTTTAAACGAAACAATGCTATTCTTATcctttgactttttggagaataTATTACACATATATGCTGTGTCTATATATAATGAGAAGTTAAGAAACTCATGATTATCTAATCATATTCTCATTGCATTTTTCAGTTTTTACGAAACAAAGAAAACTTACAAAACTCTCTATTGTTCTTAGTTCTTTGGCCTTTGCCTTAAGACAAAGGAACCATCTTATCCTACAGAGATTTCGTGATACCCAAAGGCTATAGGGTCCAAATACTCTAAGGAAAGTGTGTTCAACACGATTCGATTGGGTGTAATATACCGTCTTATATTATTTTTCCATTTCTGTTTTTAGCCTTGTATTAGTTGTGTAGTTTATAATCTTTTGTAATACAAAAACTACAACATACCACTATAGACTTGCCGTATGGTATGTGGGTGTCTCGGCTTGTGGAACATAAGGGAATGGTTAGTCCTACAAGTTATGGTGTGAGTGCTAAGGACGAGATGAGCGATACTCATTTCAAATTGATGAAAATTTCAGCTTGTGGTCCAGAATTGGTATTTCAAACCAAGGGTAACTCGGAGGATAAGTTGGAGGGTTTAGAGGCTATGGAGAAAAAGCTCGATGCTTTTATGGTGTCGGTTACTGAGAAGATAGAGGCTCAATCAAAGTTGGTTGAAAGCTTTGTCTCGGGTATGGCGATGGGAAAAGGTGTGGGATTGTCTAGCTCGGGTGTTAGTAATGAGGAATTGGTAGCTCGACTTACGACCTTTGAGGCAAAATTGGCCGTGACTCTCGAAGCTACGGCTCGACAATCAAACACGGTTGCGAATTTTAAAACTCAAGGAGGAGCGTTGTTGCAAGTCGGACGTGAGATGCGAGAAGAGATGGGACAAATTTATGAAGCTACTCGGGCTTTGGCATTGAAAATTACTAACTTCGACATTTGTTTGGTGGCTTAAGCAAATAATGTGCGCTCATGCCTTGATCGTCTTGATTCTCTCGAGTATCGGACTAGACCCGGTTATGATGATCCTACCCAAGTCCAACACCCATAAGCCCATCTCCCTTTCCCTTGTTTTTCTAGGCTTAGTACTTTATTTTGAATAACAcaccattcggcccattttggcttttgtCTATTCAGCCCATGTGGCTTTTCTATATTCGGCCCATATGGTTTGTTCTTGGATAATTTTATTTTGTGTGCTTAGATTAACTATTCTCATTTTATTAATTCGTATTTTCATGACTATTTCTTTCCTcaacttatattattctagttgttttatgtcttgttcttgtcttttcgatgatgtcaagagggggaaggaATCTTATGACTTGAATTATtccctaagcttgctccttgtcatgATCTTTAATCTCTTAAGTGGTTCCATGCTATAACTTTAAATATAAATAGTTTGTTCTTGCGATCGACTTACTATAACTTTGGTAGTagtatgttgagggggaacttgacCTTAGtaacaaatcataggagacttgccatcatcaaaaaagggggaatttgttggatcaTATttataagttttgataatgacaagtattatGATTTGCAATATGTTATACACTTGtgcttgtaattgtttgttgAATGGTGCATATCTTAGTTGACAATTACCAGGAAAGCATGATTGTGGTGATAGCATATGATGGAATTCACATGAAGAAATTGGAGCTTGGTAATCAAGTTT
The Silene latifolia isolate original U9 population chromosome 11, ASM4854445v1, whole genome shotgun sequence genome window above contains:
- the LOC141613459 gene encoding uncharacterized protein LOC141613459 — translated: MDSIKDMTTKFGKLEKFEGVDFRRWQKKMHFLLTALKVVYVLSTPMPKIVGDETLAEIQRKRNKWENDDYICRGHILNGMSDSLFDIYQNVEFARELWDQLESKYMDEDASSKKFLVGNFMNYKMVDSRSEELALVQLGSHLRIEESLRVQDSGKGKGKDVMESSSINMMEKGEGFKNKFKGKKRPFNNINDESNKTPKGACWICGKTGHLKANCKVGKHKKKKCASTSQGGQGSNDQGPPLIKDDVVAWWIDSVATNHVCKDRHWFKDYELVKDGSVLFMGNESTSPIAYRFYVIEPNDSVSVHTVIESRDAIFDESRLSSKPKPRDLVPSSSGAIEGSDNVTTQEATPEIHRSKRKRIAKSFGPDFHTYLFEGSRDECENYYPYCCYIDEDPKTFDEAMWSHDSSFWNEAVNDGMDSIMGNNT